The nucleotide window ACCTGATGGAGCAAGGCTTTTTGAGAGAGGCTCAGCCGCCTTCAGGCGGCTGCGTGTTGAAACATACACTAACGCGCCCCACAACTCCCCGCCCGTCCCAGCCGCCTTCAGGCGGCTGCGTGTTGAAACGTCGGAGCGTCAGAAATTTTTCTAACGCAACCTAAAAAGCCGCCTTCAGGCGGCTGCGTGTTGAAACTTTTACCACTTTGTGGCTGATGGTCGCTGTTTTAAGGGCAGCCGCTTTCGCGCGGCTGTGCGTTGAAACTCTTGCTTCCGGAGATAAATCACCCACAAAATCATGCAGCCGCCTTCGTGCGGCTGTGTGTTGAAACAAGTTTTAATTTTAAACCGTGTTGCTTTGCGATTGCAGCCGCCTTCGTGCGGCTGTGTGTTGAAACTGAAAAAGTGATTGTTTTCATAATTTAATTTCCGCAGCCGCCTTCGCGCGGCTGTGTGTTGAAACCGCCCAGCTAAACGCGTTGGTTTAGGTGACTTTGGGCAGCCGCCTTCGGGCGGCTGTGTGTTGAAACAGGAGAGACATTATGTCTAACTTAACCGTTCTTAAAGCAGCCGCCTTCACGCGGCTGTGTGTTGAAACCGTTTCTAACTTTTTAGATTCTTTTTGTGCCTTTTGCAGCCGCCTTCATGCGGGTGTGTGTTGAAGCTTAAAGACTGATATTCGTCAATATGTGATTTTTCGCAGCCGCCTTCGGGCGGCTGTGTGTTGAAACGTAAACTCGTGATCGTATAACGCCTTACAGAAGGCAGCCGCCTTCGCGCGGCTGTGTGTTGAAACCATCTTGTCCAGAATGCCGATCACTATGTCGTGATTGCAGCCACCTTCGGGTGGCTGTGTGTTGAAACCACCTCGTTTTTGATCGTCTCTAATTCTTCCGGCGCAGCCACCTTCGGGTGGCTGTGTGTTGAAACTCGTATTAATTGGTTGGATTTTGCCAACGAATCGGCAGCCACCTTCGGGTGGCTGTGTGTTGAAATGTGGGGTGATAGTGATATTGTTACCATTACGATGGCAGCCACCTTTGGGCGGCTGTGTGTTGAAACAGTAATTCGATATTTTTTGCGAGTTGGGAATCGCGCAGCCGCCTTCGCGCGGCTGTGTGTTGAAACAAGCGGTCGATAAAAAATGGGTCATTATAGAAAAAAGCAGACACCTTCGGGTGGCTGTGTGTTGAAACTACGAGTATCTTGCCGAGGTGCTGAAAGCTGCCTATAGCTGCCTCTGTACGGCTGTGAGTGGTTTTCGTGCAACAAGTTGCACGCTACGGGGATGGTGCATTAAGGTATTATATTTTTGTGAAATGAGTGGAGGGGAGAGTAAAGTGCGGTCATTTTTTGTATTATTTTTTATCCTTCGTATTCAAAATTTCTAGCAACAAAAATTTATAGTAACAATCCACCGCACTTTTTCATGTGTCCTTTTTAAAATTGTCTTTAAAAAATAAAAAGCAATCGTTTGCGCAAGTGCTGAAAATCCACTAAAATTTCGACCCTATTATTCTCTTATCACTTTCCCTTTCTAAGGATCCTCTCATGGAACATGAACAACAAACTGCGGAAGCGGATTTGGTCTATTGTTTAGAAGACAAACCGCCTTTTTTTAATGCTTTAATCAGTGCCATTACACATCTATTGGCGATTTTCGTCCCCATGGTCACGCCTGCGCTTATCGTAGGTGGTGCGCTTGGTTTACCGGTCCACATGACGGCTTATTTGGTCTCCATGGCGATGGTTGCGTCCGGTATCGGCACTTATATTCAAGTACATCGTTTCGGTTTTATCGGCTCCGGTATGCTTTCCATTCAATCGGTAAACTTCTCTTTCGTCAGCGTAATGATTGCCGTTGGGCTCAGCATGAAAGGAAATGGCATTGACGAAAACACCATGATTTCCACCTTGCTTGGCGTGTCGTTTGTCGGGGCGTTTCTTGTGTGCGCTGCCGCTTGGGTGCTGCCTTATTTAAAACGTGTCATCACCCCAACCGTCAGTGGTGTGGTCGTGTTATTAATCGGCTTGAGTTTGATTGACATCGGTATCACCGATTTTGGCGGCGGGTTTGGCGCCAAAGGCACGGAGGCGTTTGGCTCGTTACAAAATATCGGTTTAGCTTCCTTAGTCTTGGTTGTTGTGCTCATTTTTAACTGTATGCGCAATCCGTTTTTACGCATGAGTGGCATTGCCGTAGGACTCATTGCAGGCTACATCGTAGCATTAACCTTAGGCATGGTTGATTTTTCACCGTTAAAAGACGTGGACTTTTTCACCATCCCGATGCCCTTTAAATATGGTTTTGCGTTTGATTGGTCAGCCTTTTGGGTTGCGGCCATCATCTATTTATTAAGCGTATTTGAAGCCGTTGGTGATTTAACCGCAACGGCGATGGTTTCCGGTCAGCCTTATGAAGGCGAAGCATTTCGCCAACGTTTACGCGGCGGGGTGTTTGCCGATGGATTAGTGTCTGTGATTGCCACTGCGCTAGGTTCTCTACCGCTGACCACCTTTGCCCAAAATAACGGTGTCATTCAAATGACGGGCGTGGCTTCCCGTCATGTGGGGAAATTTATCGCGGCTATTTTGGTGTTATTTGGTTTATTCCCGATTGTCGGTCGCGCTTTCACCACCATTCCAAGCCCGGTACTTGGCGGCGCTATGGTATTGATGTTCGGATTAATTGCCATTGCCGGTGTACGGATTATCATGACTCATGGCATCAATCGGCGTGAAGCGGTTATTGCTGCAACAGCCGTCGGCGTGGGATTGGGCGTCGCTTTTGAGCCGGAAGTGTTCAAAATGTTGCCGGAAGTTTTCCGAAATGCCATTGCGGCAGGCGGAATTACGGCAGTGGTGTTAAATTTAATTCTGCCACGAGATGAGCAGGATAAAAGCATTTATTTGACGGAAAAATAAACGAATGCACGATAAAAGTGCGGTGATAAAAGCGTCTAAAAAAACGTTACGATTTATCACCGCACTTTTTCTATGATCTATTTCAAGTTTTCCACATAAGGTCGTTTACAAACTTGCTATTTTTTCGCTAAATTTTCCCTCGTAACTGATTTTAAACCTAAGGAGAGATTATGGATTTAATCATTGGCTTAGTGGCGATTATTCTGGTCGCTTACTATATCGTGAAAGGCTATTCCGCGACGGGCGTGCTCATGTTCGGCGGTTTAGTCTTGTTATTGATTTCGGTGTTAATGGGGCATTCCATTTTGCCGGAAAACGTCAAAAGTACCGGCTCAGCCTATTTCGATATTCTTGAATACGTGAAATATTTGCTTTCCAACCGCAGTGGTGGGTTAGGCTTAATGATCATGATCTTATGCGGTTTCTCCGCCTACATGACTCACTTAGGCGCCAACGACATGGTGGTAAAAATCGTTTCCATGCCGTTAAAAAATATTCGCTCCCCTTACGTGCTGATGGTATTGGCGTATTTTCTTGCTTGTTTGATGTCTTTTGCGGTTGCTTCTGCAACAGGCTTGGGTGTGTTATTAATGGCAACTTTATTCCCTGTCATGGTTAATATGGGCATTTCTCGTGGTGCAGCCGCCGCCATTTGTGCATCGCCGATTTCTATTATCTTATCGCCAACCTCAGGAGACGTGGTGTTGTCGGCGGAGATTTCCAAACAATCACTAAGCGAATTCGCCTTTTCCACCAGCTTGCCGGTGTCCATTGTGGCGATTTGTGGCATTGGTGCGGCTCATTTCTTCTGGCAACGTTATTTGGATCGCAAAGAAAAAGTCAATGCAAAACCGATCGATATGTCGGAAATCAGAACCGATGTACCGACCTTTTACGCCATTTTGCCATTATTACCGATCATCGGTGTAATCCTGTTTGACGGTAAATGGTTTAACTTACCTGAATTACACATCGTCACCGTCATTATTCTTTGCTTTGTGATCACCGCAGTCATCGACTTTATCCGTAATTTCAGTGCGAAAAAAACCTTCGACAATTTAGTGATTGCCTATCGTGGCATGGCAGATGCCTTTGCCGGTGTGGTGATGTTATTGGTTGCCGCCGGCGTATTCGCACAAAGTTTAAGCACCATTGGCTTTATCACCAATCTGATTAATTCTGCCCAATCCTTCGGCGGTAGCGGATTATTTATGATGTTGGTTTTAGCAGTGATTACGATTCTAGCCACCATGGCGACCGGTTCGGGCAATGCGGCATTCTATGCCTTCGCCGAATTAATTCCAAAACTTGCTACCCAAATGGGCGCAAATCCTGCCTATTTAACTGTGCCAATGTTACAAGCCTCCAACTTAGGTCGCGGCTTATCCCCGGTATCCGGTGTTGTGGTTGCCGTATCCGGTATGGCAAGAATTTCCCCATTTGAAATTGTCAAACGGATGTCCGTACCAATGGCAGTCGGTTTCATTTGCGTGATTATCGCCACCGAATTTTTTATTTCGGGCGCGTAATTTTCTGACTTAAAGTGCGGTGAGTTTTCACCGTATTTTGAGATTGAGAAAGGCGTGATTACTTATTTAAAGAAAAGAAAACGGCGCACGGCATTAAACAGTGCGCCGTTTTTTAGTTCGTCATACCGATTATGAGGCAATGCCTTTATGACGTAATAACGCATCTAATTGCGGCTCACGGCCACGGAAGTTTTTGAACAAGGTCATCGGTTCTTCAGAGCCGCCTTTGGTAAGAATTTCATCTAGGAAGGATTGACCTGTTTGTGGATTGAAAATCCCTTCCTCTTCAAAACGCGAGTAGGCATCTGCCGATAAGACTTCCGCCCATAAATAGCTGTAATAGCCTGCCGCATAGCCACCGGCAAAAATATGGCTGAAGCTGTGCGGCATTCTTCCCCATTCTGCGCCAGGGATGACGGCAACTTGGCGTTTCACTTCATGCAACATATCCAGCACTTGATTTTGCTTGCTCGGATCAAATGTGTGGTGCAAGCGGAAATCAAACAGCGCAAACTCTAA belongs to Aggregatibacter sp. 2125159857 and includes:
- the dcuC gene encoding anaerobic C4-dicarboxylate transporter DcuC, which encodes MDLIIGLVAIILVAYYIVKGYSATGVLMFGGLVLLLISVLMGHSILPENVKSTGSAYFDILEYVKYLLSNRSGGLGLMIMILCGFSAYMTHLGANDMVVKIVSMPLKNIRSPYVLMVLAYFLACLMSFAVASATGLGVLLMATLFPVMVNMGISRGAAAAICASPISIILSPTSGDVVLSAEISKQSLSEFAFSTSLPVSIVAICGIGAAHFFWQRYLDRKEKVNAKPIDMSEIRTDVPTFYAILPLLPIIGVILFDGKWFNLPELHIVTVIILCFVITAVIDFIRNFSAKKTFDNLVIAYRGMADAFAGVVMLLVAAGVFAQSLSTIGFITNLINSAQSFGGSGLFMMLVLAVITILATMATGSGNAAFYAFAELIPKLATQMGANPAYLTVPMLQASNLGRGLSPVSGVVVAVSGMARISPFEIVKRMSVPMAVGFICVIIATEFFISGA
- a CDS encoding nucleobase:cation symporter-2 family protein, which gives rise to MEHEQQTAEADLVYCLEDKPPFFNALISAITHLLAIFVPMVTPALIVGGALGLPVHMTAYLVSMAMVASGIGTYIQVHRFGFIGSGMLSIQSVNFSFVSVMIAVGLSMKGNGIDENTMISTLLGVSFVGAFLVCAAAWVLPYLKRVITPTVSGVVVLLIGLSLIDIGITDFGGGFGAKGTEAFGSLQNIGLASLVLVVVLIFNCMRNPFLRMSGIAVGLIAGYIVALTLGMVDFSPLKDVDFFTIPMPFKYGFAFDWSAFWVAAIIYLLSVFEAVGDLTATAMVSGQPYEGEAFRQRLRGGVFADGLVSVIATALGSLPLTTFAQNNGVIQMTGVASRHVGKFIAAILVLFGLFPIVGRAFTTIPSPVLGGAMVLMFGLIAIAGVRIIMTHGINRREAVIAATAVGVGLGVAFEPEVFKMLPEVFRNAIAAGGITAVVLNLILPRDEQDKSIYLTEK